A genomic window from Streptomyces sp. 846.5 includes:
- a CDS encoding alpha/beta fold hydrolase, whose protein sequence is MTIARAAGAEASALAGHVLLYPSGISPERWPLPAPDCDHRADAAPHTPVLLLHGLFDNRAVFSRMRRSLNSHGWEHVHALNYNPVTVDLREAAELFGRHVLHTREVYGGERVAVIGHSLGGLIARYYVQRLGGDEHVHTAVTLATPHEGTLSAHLIHPLPISRQLLPGSSVFRELRAPAPGCTTRFVVFRGEHDPLILPQRSAALRHPDLWAENVLVLGSGHVTLPIHRTVITQVREVLTGPQLGTVDGPIQLTA, encoded by the coding sequence TTGACGATCGCACGAGCCGCAGGCGCGGAGGCCTCCGCGCTGGCCGGCCATGTGCTGCTCTACCCCAGCGGGATCTCCCCCGAGCGCTGGCCGCTGCCCGCCCCCGACTGCGACCACCGCGCCGACGCCGCCCCGCACACCCCGGTCCTGCTGCTGCACGGGCTGTTCGACAACCGCGCCGTGTTCAGCCGGATGCGCCGCTCACTGAACTCCCACGGCTGGGAGCATGTGCACGCGCTCAACTACAACCCGGTCACCGTCGACCTGCGCGAGGCCGCCGAGCTCTTCGGCAGGCATGTGCTGCACACGCGCGAGGTCTACGGCGGCGAACGGGTGGCCGTGATCGGCCACAGCCTCGGCGGCCTGATCGCGCGCTACTACGTGCAACGCCTCGGCGGGGACGAGCATGTGCACACCGCGGTGACCCTGGCCACCCCGCACGAGGGCACCCTGAGCGCCCATCTGATCCACCCGCTGCCGATATCCCGTCAGCTGCTGCCCGGCAGCAGCGTGTTCCGGGAGCTGAGAGCCCCCGCCCCCGGCTGCACCACCCGGTTCGTGGTGTTCCGCGGCGAGCACGACCCGCTGATCCTCCCCCAGCGCAGCGCCGCGCTCCGGCATCCGGACCTGTGGGCGGAGAACGTCCTGGTCCTGGGCTCGGGCCATGTCACCCTGCCGATCCACCGCACCGTCATCACCCAGGTGCGCGAGGTGCTGACGGGACCGCAGCTGGGCACGGTGGACGGGCCGATACAACTCACTGCCTGA
- the pcrA gene encoding DNA helicase PcrA: MSSLFDDIPLPGLEGSAAEPPADHEHDDLPYEEDLPADLFAGRFDAPPPQRDGYYRDGAPRPVTDPAVLLDGMNPQQREAVVHAGSPLLIVAGAGSGKTRVLTHRIAYLLGARGVQPGEILAITFTNKAAGEMRERVEALVGPRAKAMWVSTFHSACVRILRRESKKLGFTSSFSIYDSADSQRLMALVCRDLDLDPKQFPPKAFTAKVSNLKNELVDEETYAGQAANPMERKLAEAYRLYQARLREANALDFDDIIMTTVHLLQAFPDVAEYYRRRFRHILVDEYQDTNHAQYMLVRELSGGAAGSAPKKTVDGEFVNPAAAGLATVPPAELCVVGDADQSIYAFRGATIRNILDFEEDYPSATTILLEQNYRSTQTILSAANAVIERNTNRRAKNLWTAGADGELITAYVADDEHGEAQFVADEVDRLTDSGAARPGDVAVFYRTNAQSRVFEEVFIRVGLPYKVVGGVRFYERKEVRDVLAYLRVLANPEDTVPLRRILNVPKRGIGDRAEAMVEALASRERISFAQALLRADEAYGMAARSLNAVKKFNELLAKLRSVVESGAGPATVLEAILAETGYLAELQASTDPQDETRVENLQELAAVALEFEQEEAAAEPADPDAEPVATGLAAFLERVALVADSDQIPDDDDSESKGVITLMTLHTAKGLEFPVVFLTGMEDGIFPHMRTFGQAKELEEERRLAYVGLTRARERLYLSRAVLRSAWGQPSYNPASRFLEEIPTTLVDEKRSSAAAAPSVRGSFGGGGGGAGGGRKSSAPAGWGRGAGRIKERAALSLAVGDRVTHDRFGLGTVVAVGGPADDAKATIDFGAEGTKQLLLRYAPVEKL; the protein is encoded by the coding sequence ATGAGCAGCCTCTTTGATGACATTCCCCTCCCGGGCCTGGAGGGTTCCGCCGCGGAGCCGCCGGCGGACCATGAGCACGACGACCTCCCCTACGAGGAGGACCTGCCCGCCGACCTGTTCGCGGGCCGCTTCGACGCGCCCCCGCCGCAGCGCGACGGGTACTACCGCGACGGCGCCCCGCGTCCGGTCACCGACCCGGCCGTACTGCTGGACGGGATGAACCCGCAGCAGCGCGAGGCCGTGGTGCACGCGGGATCGCCGCTGCTCATCGTGGCCGGCGCCGGGTCCGGCAAGACCCGGGTGCTGACCCACCGGATCGCCTACCTGCTGGGTGCGCGCGGGGTGCAGCCGGGCGAGATCCTGGCGATCACCTTCACCAACAAGGCCGCCGGCGAGATGCGCGAGCGGGTCGAGGCGCTGGTCGGGCCGCGGGCCAAGGCGATGTGGGTGTCCACCTTCCACAGCGCCTGCGTCCGGATCCTGCGCCGGGAGAGCAAGAAGCTGGGCTTCACCTCCAGCTTCTCGATCTACGACTCCGCCGACTCGCAGCGGCTGATGGCGCTGGTCTGCCGGGACCTCGACCTGGACCCCAAGCAGTTCCCGCCGAAGGCGTTCACCGCGAAGGTCTCCAACCTCAAGAACGAGCTCGTCGACGAGGAGACCTACGCCGGCCAGGCCGCCAACCCGATGGAGCGGAAGCTCGCGGAGGCGTACCGGCTCTACCAGGCGCGGCTGCGCGAGGCCAACGCCCTGGACTTTGACGACATCATCATGACCACGGTGCACCTGCTCCAGGCGTTCCCCGATGTCGCCGAGTACTACCGTCGCCGCTTCCGGCACATCCTGGTGGACGAGTACCAGGACACCAACCACGCCCAGTACATGCTGGTCAGGGAGCTGTCCGGGGGTGCGGCCGGGTCCGCGCCGAAGAAGACGGTGGACGGCGAGTTCGTCAATCCGGCGGCGGCCGGGCTGGCCACGGTGCCCCCGGCCGAGCTGTGCGTGGTCGGTGACGCTGACCAGTCGATCTACGCCTTCCGCGGCGCGACCATCCGCAACATCCTCGACTTCGAGGAGGACTACCCCAGCGCCACCACCATCCTGCTGGAGCAGAACTACCGCTCCACCCAGACCATCCTCAGCGCCGCCAACGCGGTGATCGAACGCAACACCAACCGCCGCGCCAAGAACCTGTGGACGGCCGGCGCCGACGGCGAGCTGATCACCGCCTATGTCGCTGACGACGAGCACGGCGAGGCGCAGTTCGTCGCCGACGAGGTCGACCGGCTGACCGACTCCGGCGCGGCCCGTCCGGGCGATGTCGCGGTGTTCTACCGCACCAACGCCCAGTCCCGGGTGTTCGAGGAGGTGTTCATCCGGGTCGGCCTGCCCTACAAGGTGGTCGGCGGGGTGCGCTTCTACGAGCGCAAGGAGGTCAGGGACGTCCTGGCCTATCTGCGAGTGCTCGCCAACCCCGAGGACACGGTGCCGCTGCGGCGGATCCTCAACGTCCCCAAGCGCGGGATCGGGGACCGGGCCGAGGCGATGGTCGAGGCACTGGCCTCGCGCGAGCGGATCTCCTTCGCCCAGGCGCTGCTGCGGGCGGACGAGGCGTACGGGATGGCCGCGCGCTCGCTCAATGCGGTGAAGAAGTTCAATGAGCTGCTGGCGAAGCTGCGCTCGGTCGTAGAGTCGGGGGCAGGACCAGCGACGGTGCTGGAGGCCATCCTGGCGGAGACCGGCTACCTGGCGGAGCTCCAGGCGTCGACCGATCCCCAGGACGAGACCCGGGTGGAGAACCTGCAGGAACTCGCGGCCGTGGCCCTGGAGTTCGAGCAGGAGGAGGCCGCGGCGGAGCCTGCTGACCCCGACGCGGAGCCGGTCGCGACCGGTCTCGCCGCGTTCCTGGAGCGGGTGGCGCTGGTGGCCGACTCGGATCAGATCCCTGACGATGACGACAGCGAGAGCAAGGGCGTCATCACGCTGATGACGCTGCACACGGCCAAGGGGCTGGAGTTCCCGGTGGTGTTCCTGACCGGGATGGAGGACGGGATCTTCCCGCACATGCGGACCTTCGGCCAGGCGAAGGAGCTGGAGGAGGAGCGCCGACTGGCCTATGTGGGGCTGACCAGGGCGCGGGAACGGCTGTATCTGTCACGGGCGGTGCTGCGCAGTGCCTGGGGGCAGCCCTCGTACAACCCGGCGTCGCGCTTCCTGGAGGAGATCCCGACGACGCTGGTGGACGAGAAGCGGTCCTCGGCAGCTGCGGCTCCGTCCGTACGCGGTTCCTTCGGGGGCGGCGGTGGTGGTGCTGGCGGCGGCAGGAAGTCCTCGGCGCCCGCGGGTTGGGGGCGCGGCGCGGGGCGGATCAAGGAGCGGGCGGCGTTGTCACTGGCCGTCGGCGACCGGGTGACGCACGACCGCTTCGGCCTCGGCACGGTCGTGGCCGTGGGCGGTCCGGCGGACGACGCCAAGGCGACGATCGACTTCGGGGCGGAGGGGACCAAGCAGCTGCTGCTGCGCTACGCCCCGGTGGAGAAGCTCTGA
- a CDS encoding M23 family metallopeptidase, with amino-acid sequence MTADTGWYDHTQLQEPYYPQPPQQQYYYEQQQPPQYYYYAADPEPYPQQYYPQSYEQQYAQPYEYQPYQATATMTGVLDELTPQDLEYLQYQDYAVAEEPFLYEEEPDHPPGEPAEPAEPAEPDATASEPRPVGRAAARAAQKRTTRRRSAVLTIAVPTVAVLGIAGAAAATLAPGSGAGSHSTATASDANSTLTAADEKAQALAAQEAKASAEQASRDQARQALALRTAAAKKKAAETPTVVLPITQHVGLSALFGQAGTHWMSLHTGIDFPVSTGTDVHAVTGGTVSTKWNSYYGNMLILTAPDGTQTWYCHLSAYKVRSGTVKAGDVIAYSGDTGNSTGPHLHFEVHPNGGAAIDPLPWLLAHGLDPR; translated from the coding sequence GTGACCGCCGACACCGGTTGGTACGACCACACGCAACTGCAGGAGCCGTACTACCCGCAGCCGCCGCAACAGCAGTACTACTACGAGCAGCAGCAACCGCCGCAGTACTACTACTACGCCGCTGACCCTGAGCCCTACCCACAGCAGTACTACCCGCAGTCCTACGAGCAGCAGTACGCACAGCCGTACGAGTACCAGCCCTACCAGGCGACCGCCACCATGACCGGCGTCCTCGACGAGCTGACCCCCCAGGACCTGGAGTACCTCCAGTACCAGGACTACGCGGTCGCCGAAGAGCCCTTCCTGTACGAGGAAGAGCCCGACCATCCACCCGGGGAGCCCGCAGAGCCCGCAGAGCCCGCAGAGCCCGACGCCACCGCGTCGGAGCCGCGGCCCGTCGGCCGGGCGGCGGCCCGCGCGGCGCAGAAGCGCACCACCAGGCGCCGTTCAGCCGTCCTGACCATCGCCGTCCCCACTGTGGCCGTTCTCGGCATCGCCGGGGCCGCTGCGGCCACCCTCGCACCGGGCAGCGGCGCCGGGAGCCACTCCACCGCCACCGCCAGCGACGCCAACTCGACGCTGACCGCGGCCGACGAGAAGGCCCAGGCGCTCGCCGCGCAGGAGGCCAAGGCCTCGGCCGAGCAGGCCAGCCGGGACCAGGCCCGGCAGGCCCTCGCGCTGCGCACCGCGGCGGCCAAGAAGAAGGCCGCCGAGACCCCGACGGTCGTGCTGCCGATCACCCAGCACGTGGGGCTCAGCGCCCTCTTCGGGCAGGCCGGCACGCACTGGATGTCCCTGCACACCGGCATCGACTTCCCGGTCAGCACCGGGACCGACGTGCACGCGGTGACCGGCGGCACCGTCTCCACCAAGTGGAACTCGTACTACGGCAACATGCTGATACTGACCGCGCCCGACGGCACCCAGACCTGGTACTGCCACCTCAGCGCCTACAAGGTGCGCAGCGGAACGGTGAAGGCCGGCGACGTCATCGCCTACTCGGGCGACACCGGCAACTCCACCGGACCGCACCTGCACTTCGAGGTGCACCCCAACGGCGGCGCGGCCATAGACCCGCTGCCCTGGCTGCTGGCCCACGGTCTCGACCCGCGCTGA
- a CDS encoding SWIM zinc finger family protein — protein sequence MEDRWTPEYVLSLAPDATSYKAAGKLTAPAPWSAEGSDSTAPRAAVWGECKGSGSTPYRTVVDLSGPAFHCSCPSRKFPCKHALALLLRWSQGAAGQVTDASEVPGWAESWLTARQLKSEQQKQERESPDEPDETARAAAERRLARRAARVAAGASELEARLADRIRSGLADAPGQGYAAWGDVAARMVDAQAPGLASRARELGAIPGSGSGWPARLLEEYGLLHLLTAGYRQVDLLPPPLAATVRSRVGFTVDAAELLRGPLLRDRWLVLGSRDSADDRLTTRRIWLRGLSTGRDALLLAFGRPGSAPDLALPTGLPLDAELAFHPGARPLRATLGTRYALPETPSAGGADEFPEGLDLTAALDAYGRALSDDPWLESWPVVLRRVVPAPTAIGWELAEPATEQSIPVDRRSVPDAGLWRLLAVSGGRPLTLFGECGHRGFTPVTAWYRDGASIRTLAVAQLGGRP from the coding sequence ATGGAGGATCGGTGGACACCCGAGTACGTTCTCTCGCTCGCCCCTGACGCAACGTCATACAAGGCCGCGGGCAAGCTCACCGCGCCCGCGCCCTGGTCGGCGGAGGGCTCGGACAGCACTGCTCCGCGGGCGGCGGTCTGGGGCGAGTGCAAGGGCAGCGGAAGCACTCCCTACCGGACGGTGGTGGACCTCTCCGGACCTGCCTTCCACTGCAGTTGCCCCAGCCGCAAGTTCCCCTGCAAACACGCCCTCGCGCTGCTGCTGCGCTGGTCGCAGGGGGCCGCCGGACAGGTCACGGACGCCTCGGAGGTACCGGGGTGGGCCGAGTCCTGGCTGACGGCCCGACAGCTGAAGTCGGAGCAACAGAAACAGGAGCGGGAGTCACCGGACGAGCCGGACGAGACCGCGCGGGCCGCCGCCGAGCGGCGGCTGGCCCGCCGTGCGGCGCGGGTCGCCGCGGGCGCGTCCGAGCTGGAGGCCAGGCTGGCCGACCGGATCCGCTCCGGCCTGGCCGACGCCCCCGGCCAGGGCTACGCCGCCTGGGGCGATGTCGCGGCCCGGATGGTCGACGCGCAGGCACCGGGACTGGCCTCCCGGGCAAGGGAGTTGGGCGCGATACCGGGCTCGGGCTCGGGCTGGCCGGCCCGGCTGCTGGAGGAGTACGGGCTGCTGCACCTGCTCACGGCCGGCTACCGGCAGGTGGACCTGCTGCCGCCGCCGCTGGCGGCCACGGTCCGCTCCCGGGTGGGCTTCACCGTGGATGCCGCCGAGCTGCTGCGCGGCCCGCTGCTGCGGGACCGGTGGCTGGTCCTCGGCAGCCGGGACAGCGCCGACGACCGGCTGACCACCCGTCGGATCTGGCTGCGCGGCCTCAGCACCGGCCGGGACGCGCTGCTGCTCGCCTTCGGACGCCCCGGATCGGCCCCGGACCTCGCCCTCCCCACCGGCCTGCCGCTCGACGCCGAGCTGGCCTTCCACCCCGGCGCACGCCCGCTGCGCGCCACCCTGGGCACCCGCTACGCGCTCCCCGAGACACCGAGTGCCGGTGGGGCGGACGAGTTTCCGGAAGGGTTGGACCTGACCGCGGCGCTGGACGCCTACGGCCGGGCGCTGAGCGACGACCCCTGGCTGGAGTCCTGGCCGGTGGTGCTGCGCCGGGTCGTCCCCGCGCCGACCGCCATCGGCTGGGAGCTGGCCGAGCCGGCCACCGAGCAGTCCATACCCGTGGACCGGCGCTCGGTCCCGGACGCCGGCCTGTGGCGCCTGCTGGCCGTCTCCGGGGGCCGTCCGCTGACGCTCTTCGGCGAGTGCGGCCACCGGGGCTTCACCCCGGTCACCGCCTGGTACCGGGACGGCGCGTCGATCCGCACCCTCGCAGTCGCCCAGCTCGGAGGCCGGCCATGA
- a CDS encoding cobalamin B12-binding domain-containing protein, whose translation MGVSGPLRVVVAKPGLDGHDRGAKVIARALRDAGMEVVYTGLHQTPEQIVDTAIQEDADGIGLSILSGAHMTLCGRVVALLKEREAEDITVFVGGIIPDDDIPLLAELGINGIFTPGATTTEIVTWVTANLRSTATA comes from the coding sequence ATGGGCGTGTCCGGACCTCTCCGCGTGGTGGTGGCCAAGCCGGGCCTGGACGGCCACGACCGGGGTGCCAAGGTGATCGCCCGCGCGCTGCGCGACGCGGGCATGGAGGTCGTCTACACCGGCCTGCACCAGACGCCCGAACAGATCGTCGACACCGCGATCCAGGAGGACGCCGACGGCATCGGCCTGTCGATCCTCTCCGGCGCGCACATGACCCTCTGCGGACGCGTGGTCGCGCTGCTGAAGGAGCGGGAGGCAGAGGACATCACCGTCTTCGTCGGCGGCATCATCCCCGACGACGACATCCCCCTCCTCGCGGAGCTCGGCATCAACGGAATCTTCACTCCTGGCGCCACCACCACCGAGATCGTCACTTGGGTGACAGCGAACCTCCGGTCGACAGCAACTGCTTAG
- a CDS encoding AAA family ATPase, with the protein MSVSAVPAVQTPAQTPPAEEVLRPHAETAYAAELAALAAADDRPRPARWQLSPWAVATYLLGGTLPDGTVVTPKYVGPRRIVEVAVTTLATDRALLLLGVPGTAKTWVSEHLAAAVSGDSTLLVQGTAGTPEEAIRYGWNYARLLAEGPSRGALVPSPVMRAMAEGRTARVEELTRIPADVQDSLITILSEKTLPIPELGEEVQAVRGFNLIATANDRDRGVNELSSALRRRFNTVVLPLPASLEEEVDIVSRRVGELGRSLDLPAVPSGSAEIRRVVTVFRELRDGVTADGRTKVKSPSGSLSTAEAISVVTSGLALAAHFGDGVLRPADVASGLLGAVVRDPAADRLVWQEYLESVVRERDDWKDFYRSCREAAQR; encoded by the coding sequence ATGTCCGTATCCGCTGTGCCCGCTGTCCAGACACCGGCCCAGACACCCCCCGCCGAGGAGGTCCTGCGCCCGCACGCCGAGACCGCGTACGCCGCCGAGCTCGCCGCCCTCGCCGCTGCCGACGACCGGCCCCGCCCCGCGCGCTGGCAGCTGTCGCCCTGGGCGGTGGCCACCTATCTGCTCGGCGGCACGCTGCCGGACGGCACAGTCGTCACCCCCAAGTACGTCGGCCCGCGCCGGATTGTCGAGGTGGCCGTCACCACGCTCGCCACCGACCGCGCGCTGCTGCTGCTGGGCGTGCCGGGCACGGCCAAGACCTGGGTGTCCGAACATCTGGCGGCCGCCGTCAGCGGCGACTCCACCTTGCTGGTGCAGGGCACCGCGGGCACGCCCGAGGAGGCCATCCGCTACGGCTGGAACTACGCACGGCTGCTGGCCGAGGGACCGAGCCGGGGCGCGCTGGTGCCCAGCCCGGTGATGCGGGCGATGGCCGAGGGCCGCACCGCCCGGGTCGAGGAGCTCACCCGGATACCCGCCGACGTGCAGGACAGCCTGATCACCATCCTCTCCGAGAAGACCCTGCCGATACCCGAACTGGGGGAGGAGGTGCAGGCGGTCCGCGGCTTCAACCTCATCGCCACGGCCAACGACCGCGACCGGGGCGTCAACGAGCTCTCCAGTGCGTTGCGCCGTCGTTTCAACACCGTGGTGCTGCCGCTGCCCGCCTCGCTGGAGGAGGAGGTGGACATCGTCTCCCGGCGGGTCGGCGAGCTGGGCCGCTCGCTGGACCTCCCCGCCGTGCCGAGCGGGTCGGCCGAGATCCGACGGGTCGTCACCGTCTTCCGGGAGCTGCGGGACGGCGTCACCGCCGACGGTCGCACCAAGGTCAAGTCCCCTTCCGGCAGCCTCTCCACGGCCGAGGCCATCTCGGTGGTCACCAGCGGGCTCGCCCTCGCCGCGCACTTCGGCGACGGCGTGCTGCGACCGGCAGACGTCGCCTCGGGGCTGCTCGGCGCCGTCGTCAGGGACCCGGCCGCGGACCGTCTGGTCTGGCAGGAGTACCTGGAGAGCGTGGTGCGCGAGCGCGACGACTGGAAGGACTTCTACCGCAGCTGCCGCGAGGCCGCACAGCGCTGA
- a CDS encoding DUF5691 domain-containing protein: protein MTPSTEVTSWSELVTTALLGTDRRPLPGAADADPATALLDRAALDTVGRRAGLLPGRAAPATPPAPEDPRPALPEAASHRLVMLLPAPGSSSGSGSLANVNELLPQYLAAANSHGYRVPAALVPPLLDAARARSELRGDAVELAGPLGRWLADRNPDWRYLLRTPVRGDGDGQDDGQRLWQEGLFAERVTHLTRLRRRDPAAARELLTGSWSTERAEDRLLFLDALQENLSADDEPFLESALSDRSKNVRLTAAELLSTLPGSALGRRMAERARAAVRLTADGARVTVHAPTGCDAAMQRDGIPATSPTGRSERAFWLGEIVAATPLDIWCEQLGTPGVGTPAEVLALPVSEEWAMDLHDAWARAAVRQNDAAWARALLTGVGPGPGTAAKLLAVLPPEERARWTADFLAGSQGLGDVFQLLVACPAPWPQPLADAVIQALTRVAAGGGYPWSHSGVLGVAERALPPEAADRLDALAADADSAWSEMFTRLAATLRLRATMLSELSNR from the coding sequence ATGACCCCATCCACCGAGGTGACGAGCTGGTCCGAGCTGGTCACCACCGCCCTGCTCGGCACCGACCGCCGTCCGCTCCCGGGCGCGGCGGACGCCGACCCGGCCACCGCGCTGCTCGACCGGGCCGCGCTGGACACCGTCGGCCGCCGCGCGGGCCTGCTCCCCGGGCGGGCGGCACCAGCGACGCCGCCCGCCCCGGAGGACCCCAGGCCCGCGCTGCCGGAGGCCGCGTCGCATCGCCTGGTGATGCTGCTGCCCGCGCCCGGGAGCAGCAGCGGCTCGGGCAGCCTCGCCAATGTCAACGAGCTCCTGCCGCAGTACCTCGCCGCCGCGAACAGCCACGGCTACCGGGTCCCCGCCGCGCTGGTGCCGCCGCTGCTGGACGCCGCCCGGGCCCGCAGCGAACTGCGCGGCGACGCGGTGGAGCTCGCCGGTCCGCTGGGCCGCTGGCTCGCCGACCGGAACCCGGACTGGCGCTATCTGCTGCGCACCCCGGTCCGCGGCGACGGAGACGGCCAGGACGACGGCCAACGGCTGTGGCAGGAGGGGCTGTTCGCCGAGCGGGTGACCCATCTCACCCGGCTCCGCCGCCGCGACCCCGCCGCCGCCCGCGAGCTCCTGACCGGCAGCTGGTCCACCGAGCGGGCCGAGGACCGGCTGCTGTTCCTGGACGCGCTCCAGGAGAACCTCTCCGCCGACGACGAGCCCTTCCTGGAGTCCGCGCTCAGCGACCGCTCCAAGAACGTCCGGCTGACCGCCGCCGAACTCCTCTCCACCCTCCCCGGCTCCGCGCTGGGCCGCCGGATGGCCGAACGCGCCCGCGCCGCGGTCCGGCTCACCGCCGACGGGGCCCGTGTCACCGTGCACGCGCCGACCGGCTGCGACGCCGCCATGCAGCGGGACGGCATACCCGCGACCTCCCCCACCGGACGCTCCGAACGGGCGTTCTGGCTGGGCGAGATCGTCGCGGCGACGCCGCTGGACATCTGGTGCGAGCAGTTGGGCACTCCTGGCGTGGGCACTCCGGCGGAGGTGCTCGCGCTGCCCGTCTCCGAGGAGTGGGCCATGGACCTGCACGACGCCTGGGCCCGCGCGGCGGTCCGGCAGAACGACGCCGCCTGGGCCCGCGCCCTGCTGACCGGCGTCGGTCCGGGGCCCGGCACGGCGGCCAAGCTCCTGGCCGTCCTGCCGCCGGAGGAACGGGCGCGCTGGACGGCGGACTTCCTGGCCGGGTCGCAGGGGCTGGGCGACGTGTTCCAACTCCTGGTCGCCTGTCCGGCCCCCTGGCCGCAGCCGCTGGCCGACGCCGTGATCCAGGCCCTGACCCGGGTCGCCGCCGGCGGGGGCTACCCCTGGAGCCACAGCGGGGTGCTCGGCGTCGCCGAGCGAGCGCTCCCGCCCGAGGCGGCGGACCGCCTGGACGCCCTGGCGGCCGACGCGGACTCGGCCTGGTCCGAGATGTTCACCCGCCTCGCCGCAACCCTCCGCCTACGCGCCACAATGCTCTCCGAGCTCAGCAACCGATAG
- a CDS encoding NlpC/P60 family protein — MASHRKPRPNPLAAVTTRATTRTAVTLATAAAASVTVFAHPGHADPKPTAAGVKAQVDQLYQQAETATQDYDGAVARTAALEQQAEQLQQQSARTRSAMSTLQTRLGAVAAAQYRGGGVDPVIQLLTSAHPDDFLQRAGSLSRLNSSEQQLLAQYGVQQRTLDQEQSATTAQLVRLKAAQQRISAARAQVQAKLAAARQLLGTLSQAQQDGLQQAGGGTDPSAQTAEVPVSGRAASAVAFARAQIGRPYVWGAAGPDAFDCSGLIQAAWAAAGVSLPRTTYDQINAGQRIPVSQLQPGDLVFYYSGISHVGIYVGNQRIIHAPHPGASVEYAPVDEMPISGAVRPG, encoded by the coding sequence ATGGCGTCGCACCGAAAACCAAGACCCAACCCGCTGGCCGCCGTCACCACCCGGGCCACCACCCGCACCGCGGTCACCCTGGCCACAGCGGCCGCCGCATCGGTCACCGTGTTCGCCCACCCCGGGCACGCCGATCCCAAACCCACCGCCGCGGGCGTGAAGGCACAGGTCGACCAGCTCTACCAGCAGGCCGAGACGGCGACCCAGGACTACGACGGCGCGGTGGCGAGGACCGCCGCCCTGGAGCAGCAGGCCGAACAGCTCCAGCAGCAGTCGGCCCGCACCCGGTCCGCCATGAGCACCCTGCAGACCCGTCTGGGCGCGGTCGCCGCCGCCCAGTACCGGGGCGGCGGGGTCGACCCGGTGATCCAGCTGCTCACCAGCGCCCACCCGGACGACTTCCTGCAGCGCGCCGGATCGCTGAGCCGGCTCAACTCCTCCGAGCAGCAACTGCTCGCCCAGTACGGAGTCCAGCAGCGCACCCTGGATCAGGAGCAGTCGGCCACCACCGCGCAGCTGGTCCGGCTCAAGGCCGCCCAGCAGCGGATCTCCGCCGCCCGCGCCCAGGTCCAGGCGAAGCTCGCCGCCGCCCGCCAACTGCTCGGCACCCTCAGCCAGGCCCAGCAGGACGGCCTGCAGCAGGCCGGTGGCGGCACCGACCCGTCGGCGCAGACCGCCGAGGTCCCGGTCTCCGGCCGCGCCGCGTCCGCCGTGGCCTTCGCCCGCGCCCAGATCGGCAGGCCCTATGTCTGGGGTGCGGCCGGGCCCGACGCCTTCGACTGCTCAGGGCTGATCCAGGCCGCCTGGGCCGCCGCCGGGGTCTCCCTGCCGCGCACCACCTACGACCAGATCAACGCTGGACAGCGGATCCCGGTCAGCCAGCTCCAGCCCGGCGACCTGGTCTTCTACTACTCCGGCATCAGCCATGTCGGCATCTACGTCGGCAACCAGCGGATCATCCACGCCCCGCACCCCGGCGCGTCGGTGGAGTACGCGCCGGTGGACGAGATGCCCATCAGCGGAGCGGTCCGGCCCGGGTAG